The proteins below are encoded in one region of Pleuronectes platessa chromosome 12, fPlePla1.1, whole genome shotgun sequence:
- the gfral gene encoding GDNF family receptor alpha-like, with protein sequence MQLTHVEAVLILGIVIPQISSIRVLSAPPDCWAAVDTCMSDLCESEQAFYGGICKDEGCQIKGSEVCNMTIQTALDQFPSLRGCVCAREEEEDLCDSIQALAEQCHRKPVSHQKRSTVVDWESSTLTGRVYDGAGSCFDQMTVCLGDAVFQKHLISVLSACTADPCDRDLCQEVTRHFYGSMPQNVAEMLVMCECDASDESCLQMKTSLHSGPCADKTRICQERVKQCLDDGVCSDLLETFRAKCWSLENDQCGDRVDECLASMDPAFIFGADPECKMAFVDTLGTVLHRPCSCRGVHNDDLRTCNMIHDVFHNRSVFRTSLKSSSVPPKPPTLDESERRHTRSHDYLLYAFATVLLVGVVVLMPLAVVSKLWMLRKRDETKFHHPQKGRFVVIL encoded by the exons ATGCAACTGACACATGTGGAAGCTGTGCTCATCCTCG GGATTGTTATTCCTCAGATATCCAGCATCAGGGTTTTGTCTGCACCCCCCGACTGTTGGGCTGCTGTGGATACCTGCATGTCAGATTTATGTGAGAGCGAACAGGCGTTTTACGGCGGCATCTGTAAAG ATGAAGGGTGCCAAATAAAGGGCTCAGAGGTCTGTAACATGACCATCCAGACCGCACTGGACCAATTTCCCTCTCtgcgagggtgtgtgtgtgcccgggaggaggaggaggacctgtGCGACTCCATACAAGCGCTTGCCGAACAATGCCACAGAAAGCCAG TGAGTCACCAGAAGAGGAGCACGGTGGTGGACTGGGAGTCAAGCACTTTAACAGGCCGTG TGTATGACGGTGCTGGGTCCTGCTTTGACCAGATGACGGTTTGTCTCGGTGACGCCGTTTTCCAGAAGCACCTGATATCTGTTCTCTCGGCGTGTACGGCAGATCCGTGCGACCGTGACCTCTGCCAGGAAGTGACGAGGCACTTCTACGGGAGCATGCCGCAGAACGTGGCGGAGATGCTGGTCATGTGCGAGTGTGACGCTTCAGATGAGAGCTGCCTGCAGATGAAAACGTCTCTGCACAGCGGCCCGTGCGCAGACAAGACCCGGATCTGCCAGGAGAGAGTTAAACAGTGTCTTGATGATGGTGTCTGCAG CGACCTGTTAGAAACCTTCCGAGCCAAATGCTGGAGCTTGGAAAATGATCAGTGTGGCGACCGTGTGGATGAATGTCTCGCCAGCATGGACCCAGCTTTCATCTTCGGGGCAGATCCTGAATGCAAAATGGCCTTCGTAGACACTCTGGGCACAGTGCTGCACCGTCCTTGTTCATGCAGAGGCGTGCACAATGATGACCTGCGGACGTGCAACATGATTCATGACGTGTTTCATAACAGATCAGTGTTCA GGACATCTTTGAAAAGTAGCAGTGTTCCTCCTAAACCTCCTACGCTCGACGAGTCTGAGCGTCGTCACACACGGTCACATG ATTATCTGCTGTATGCCTTTGCAACTGTGCTGCTTGTCGGAGTCGTAGTTCTGATGCCTCTGGCTGTTGTCAGTAAACTTTG gATGTTGAGGAAAAGAGATGAAACGAAATTTCACCATCCACAGAAAGGCCGCTTTGTTGTtattctctga